One segment of Brassica napus cultivar Da-Ae chromosome C3, Da-Ae, whole genome shotgun sequence DNA contains the following:
- the LOC106390011 gene encoding uncharacterized vacuolar membrane protein YML018C, whose protein sequence is MGWRYKAGLFLIGTVVVIWVTSAEVTQDIFTAYKQPFAVTYLGASLMIVYLPVAFLKDWLCRYLDRRRSSRANDASSSVVDVGSPLRHKVIEMGLQGTITKKDSEEDVRPLIGRGKEETQRHGKEIIATKQIVLYGLYLAPIWFVTEYLSNAALARTSVASTTVLSSTSGLFTLFIGALLGQDTLNLSKVVAVFVSMAGVVMTTLGKTWAADDSQLNSSLNGQRSLVGDLFGLLSAVSYGLFTVLLKKFAGEEGEGVDVQKLFGYIGLFTLVALWWLVWPLTALGIEPKFTIPHSAKLDEVVLANGFVGSVLSDYFWALSVVWTTPLVATLGMSLTIPLAMVADMMIHGRHYSAIYILGSTQVFAGFVIANISDLFSKKLGL, encoded by the exons ATGGGTTGGAGATACAAAGCTGGTCTCTTTTTGATTGGTACCGTTGTTGTCATATGGGTCACCTCTGCTGAAGTTACTCAG GATATATTTACAGCATATAAGCAGCCATTTGCAGTCACGTACCTTGGAGCTTCTCTTATGATTGTTTACCTTCCCGTTGCCTTCCTCAAAGACTGGCTTTGTCGGTACCTAGATCGAAGACGCTCTTCCAGAGCCAATGATGCGTCGTCCTCTGTTGTTGATGTCGGTTCTCCTCTGAGGCATAAAGTTATTGAGATGGGACTTCAAGGGACTATCACTAAGAAAGACAGCGAGGAAGATGTGAGACCGTTGATTGGTAGAGGGAAAGAAGAAACACAGAGACATGGGAAAGAGATCATCGCCACAAAGCAGATTGTGTTGTATGGTCTTTACCTCGCGCCGATTTGGTTTGTCACAGAG TATCTGTCTAATGCTGCTCTTGCGCGTACAAGCGTGGCGAGCACTACTGTTTTGTCTTCGACCTCAGGACTGTTTACTCTTTTCATTGGTGCATTGTTGGGACAAGATACTCTGAACCTGTCGAAAGTAGTTGCTGTGTTTGTGAGTATGGCTGGTGTGGTCATGACAACCTTGGGGAAAACTTGGGCTGCTGATGACTCCCAACTAAACTCTTCACT CAACGGGCAACGGTCCCTTGTTGGAGATCTCTTTGGGCTTCTCTCTGCTGTCTCCTATGGACTATTTACAG TGCTTCTAAAGAAGTTTGctggtgaagaaggagaaggtgTTGATGTGCAAAAGCTGTTTGGATACATAGGGTTGTTTACACTTGTTGCTCTCTGGTGGCTTG TGTGGCCATTAACAGCATTAGGGATCGAACCAAAATTTACCATACCACACTCTGCCAAGCTCGATGAAGTTGTTTTGGCTAACGGGTTCGTTGGAAGTGTCCTCTCTGACTACTTTTG GGCACTTTCTGTGGTGTGGACGACTCCGCTAGTAGCGACACTGGGCATGTCTCTGACGATTCCACTGGCGATGGTTGCTGACATGATGATTCATGGTCGTCATTATTCTGCCATCTACATTCTTGGCTCTACTCAG GTGTTTGCTGGATTTGTAATAGCCAATATATCGGACTTGTTCTCCAAGAAGCTTGGTTTGTGA
- the LOC106412926 gene encoding glutathione S-transferase T3-like, translated as MDPSNLRSQSSSYVRLLHSQQGSVFHENFPYESFHSSVNFGESQTFPTFSSQQSQDAPVETPVKTPAARVVRRKWNPADDEVLISAWLNTSKDAIVANEQRSRAFWKRVAAYYASSPHGREDGVREHGCCKKRWHRINEDVNKFCAAYSAAERQMRSVETDTDVLKKAHDSFFSDQEHKFTLEHAWCVLRYEQKWLSLTTPTAGGVSKRKNVEINSQTSTNEGFVDVESRPEGVKAAKAKRNTGKGKSVAEIAAVWEMKKDDLVRKERLSRLAILDTLLGKTQPLSEAEEVVKNKLLAELF; from the coding sequence ATGGATCCAAGCAATCTTCGTAGCCAATCCTCTAGCTACGTAAGACTGCTTCACAGTCAACAAGGTAGCGTTTTccatgaaaactttccttacgAAAGTTTTCATTCTAGTGTTAACTTTGGAGAATCACAAACTTTTCCAACTTTCAGTTCACAACAATCTCAAGACGCACCAGTAGAGACACCAGTAAAGACACCAGCAGCCCGTGTTGTAAGACGCAAATGGAATCCAGCAGATGATGAGGTGCTGATCAGTGCGTGGCTTAACACTTCCAAGGATGCTATTGTTGCAAATGAGCAGAGGTCGAGGGCCTTCTGGAAACGGGTTGCTGCTTATTATGCATCAAGTCCTCATGGAAGAGAGGATGGTGTGAGAGAACACGGTTGTTGCAAGAAGAGGTGGCACAGAATCAATGAAGATGTTAACAAGTTCTGTGCCGCATACTCGGCAGCAGAGCGACAAATGAGAAGTGTTGAGACTGACACTGACGTTCTGAAGAAGGCGCATGACAGTTTCTTCTCTGATCAAGAGCACAAGTTCACACTTGAACATGCTTGGTGTGTGTTGAGGTATGAACAGAAGTGGCTCAGCCTTACCACACCCACGGCGGGTGGCGTTTCGAAGAGGAAGAATGTGGAGATAAATTCCCAAACTTCTACCAACGAAGGCTTCGTTGATGTTGAGAGCAGACCCGAAGGTGTCAAGGCTGCTAAGGCAAAAAGAAATACGGGTAAAGGGAAGTCCGTGGCTGAGATTGCGGCCGTTTGGGAAATGAAGAAGGACGATTTGGTGAGGAAAGAGAGACTGTCGAGGCTAGCAATACTAGACACTCTCCTTGGCAAGACTCAACCATTGAGTGAGGCGGAAGAAGTTGTGAAGAATAAGCTCCTAGCCGAGTTATTctga